The window CAGTGAGTGGAGAGACTGTCTAGAAACTGTGTTATTGACCTCTTATTTCACCATAGCATGAGATGCCAaagttcagctggaaaaaaaacacaagtgcCAATGGGTTTCATGAGCCCTTTCTGGtcttctgcctttcctgtctCTATCAAACTCTGCTTGGGGCATCTTTTCTTCCTGCCATATGGGGCTTTCTGTCAAGTCTTTCTCTCCAAAGTGCCACTTTTCTGCAGGGCACTTTTACTGCATGATCTCAGGACATCTTCAGAAGCTGTAAACTTTACAAAACTGCACTGACAACTAAATTGATGACTAagtatgaaaacaaagaattaaGCAAAGCCTACCTGCAGATCATGTTAAGTAAATAACCTAAGTAACATCTCCACAATGGATACCAAAGTTCCCTGCATGCTTTGGTAAGAAAGGGAACACAAAGGGATGTATGCAGGCAGACTCATAAACACGGCAGCTTTACTTCTCCCTCCTCATTTTTAGTCAAATATGACTGTAATATTCCTGCTTTTCATGTTGCGAATTTATGTGATTGCTTTTTCCCCACAAGCTAGTAATAATTATTCACAGAAGTTttacacaaaaatgttttcccatACCACTGTCGAGGGAAAAAATAGACCTCATGATTAAAAcattatgacttttttttttgtcagtggCTTGGGCAAAAGCTGTCACTGAAAGAAGCAAAGCCTTGGAGAGCTCAGAAATAAATTGGGTTGATGTGACAGTTATGAGTCTCTGACATTTACATTCTGTGAATCCCTAATAGGATGTTCTCATTGCTCATAAAGAGCACAGCCAGATGAAGTGTTTATGTTCATGCTTCAGAATTAATGTCACCGTGCAATAAAACACACTTCTACAAACCAGCAAGGACCTCATGTGccataggaaaaaagaaagaatatgcaATGCAGATGTACTCTacaatatttttccttgctAAGGGAATGAAGGCTGCAATGCAGGGCAGAACTGATCTATGTTTGGGTGCAAAGGAAGCCTCCCACCTGCAGTTTTCAAGCTAGGACAAATTATTACAGCAGCAGCCATAGAGCAGAAGATCTAATATAGGTGGACAAAGGATGACCAACAGCTTACTAGTCATTAAGCCCTGAAAGGTGactatttttgttaaaatagtatatttccctttttgttttctgaatgcaAAAAAGGGCCTTATAGAGCAAACAGTAGAACCCAAGAAGCTTGGCCTGCCACAgcttctgtcttttatttgtagGCACCTACTTTGCTCACTTCCAGCAATGCTGTTCCCTGTGTGTCCCTTCCCCACCCTGCACTGAATGACAGTCACTTCCCCAAACCACAGGGGCAGTAAGACCTATCTGCTGCTCTGCTAACCAGCGGGACCCACCAAGCAGTATCTAAGTTCTGCCCCACTCTGTCAAGAGGACATTAGTTTGCATTCCTCCTCTACCACCATGCTGATTTTGATGGAGCTTGCAGGAATTTGATTACCCTCAAGACTTCTCTCCTCTCTTGAACTCGAGCAAAATTAATTATGGGTTCAAAAGTTATTGAAAATGAAGGGCAGAACAGATGGACAGACAGATGGAATGACTGCTTATGTTGTTGCCTAAGGAAACAGGCTAACAACGGAGGAAGATCTCGGTGGTTTTGGTAATTTCCACCCTGCCAGAAAGACTATTAAAATATTGAGATGATAtgctctgaaagcagaatgTTAAAACTACATGTTAACTCATTAGTTTCCGTTTCATGCACATTGACAAGAACCAATAGACTAAGGAGGGCTATCCATGGCTGTCTAGACCTTCTACATAACACAGCTGAAAGAATCTCATTCAATTTATGCATGAAGCCCATTGTTTCTTAAGCTATAGTGTACTTTGTAGGAAGCAGGTTAAATCACAGCTTAATGCCCACAGGCGACAAAGAATCTACTATGTCTCTAAAGTAAGTTGGTCTACTGGGAAGTTACCCTCAGTTACAGAGTTGCCTTTGCTTTCTAGTCTGCTACTGTTTGGTACAGCTTTAACTACTGAAATTTAGTCATGCCTCTTACATGGGTGTTAGTATCCTTTAAGTCAGCCCTGATCTGTTACATTTGCAGAGCTAAAGACTAAAGAAAGCCACTTCTTATCACACACAGCAAAcctaaaataattatttcagctCCTTCTTGACCCCTTAAGTAGTATTTTGGATATTGTGAATAACACTACTGGAAAAAGACAGATAGCTGTTTCATTACTGCTATACAGAAAGAGGAACACTTGCCTCTTCTCTTAGATACTGTTTCCTACTCACCCATCCTCCTGGTTAATGGAAATCATAATGGAAAAATGTGTTCAAACAATTTCCTACTGTGATTCTCATACCTTTTTCCAAGGCATTGACCTCCTAGAAACTGGCCCTCTCTTATAAATATGATCTGCATTCTTTCTAATCTATTCCTTAATATTTACATGGATCAAAGCATGCTAAAAGTCCAGCTCTTTTGATAAGTTACTCTGTTTAGCCAATATCACTGACCTCATGCAGCCACAATATGCCACTGATGTACTAGGGTTTTTATAAACAATCACTTAGAAAAATCATAAACCACCAGTGAACAAATGTAAGGGGGGCTGCATTAATCCAGTCCTTGATAATACAGAATCACTGATTTTTAATAGAGCTAATATTGGCAAAGTTGATTTCATGCAGTACTAGTTTTATTAGAATGTGGGAGAAAGTTGCTTTCTATTCATTTCTCAGCATCAGTACCTTCATCAAACAATCTCACAACTGAataaaaggcagggaaaaaacGTTTGGTTGACAAGAAGTTCTCTTCCATAAAATCTTACCAATCAACACTaatttcattgttatttttttttaattaggacCAATCCCTTAGCAATTGTCAGTGTTTCATTTCTACTTGCAATCACTGGTTAACTAATAATCCTCCAAGTCTCTGGTTCCTTATATAGACCTTTCTAAAATAATGGCATGGTGTTTCATAACTCAGTAATACTGGTTTCTTCTTCTCTATCACCTCTAGAATGCAGCACCCCACAGCTTGTGCAGTGTCTGTATAGGTTATATGAATGTGACAGACTCAAAAATTCCCAGTGACCTCAGCATACCTTCCATATCATGTAGTAAGAGCTatgaaataacaacaaaatagatttaaaatagaaagaCTGAAGAGCCTCTGACTGACCACATATCCAGTTTTGGGCTAGTTCATGCAACCACACTTTCTGTTCATAGTCACTCTCCTCCCATCCTGCACATTTTTATGGGCTTTCCAACTCAAATTATAGGTCCTCCTTCACCAAAGCGGCCGTTTATTCTCTTGCTTGTAAAGTTCACCCAAACGAGGGTTTCCACAGTGCAAAGATAGTACcataaaactgaaagcaaagccAAGCTAAAGGTTAGCTTGATGGCACAGtgctccttttccctcctgcaCCTGCTAAGCTGATTCAAGAagttaggaaagaaataaatctagggagaggaagggaagcacTAACTCTTTGCCAGATGAGGTCCAGTGCAAAGGAATTGATGGGAAATAAAGATCTGGAAGCAGAAGTGGACAAGAAGCCCTTTCTGGCCGCAAATAAACTGATCTGAGAAACTGAACTTCTAAGTTTTACAGTGGATAGCTTCAACTGTCAAAATGCTTCCAAAAAGTGCAGCTCACAACTGGTGCAATGGAGGCAACAGAGAAATCACAGCACAACAAATTAAGCAAATAAAGATATAATGACTGTAAGACATAGAGTAACCAAATATGAAAGTACTGTACTTTGGACTTAAGACTCAGCCAAAACACACATCATCAGACGTATGCCTTCACAAGAGTGATTTGCCTCTTTGGCATAAGCTGCAGTGCAGATTTCTCCCACATCTTCCATTTCCTCCCTGCTATGACCCACACAAACACTTTGACAGAACAAATTAAGCACAACTCACTCAAGCACTGAATTCCTCACTCAAGCTCACAGTTGAAAACTCAGTTTTTCCCACAGACAACTCCTGAATTTTAAAACAGGTGCTCCGATAACATAAGATGTGAAGGTGAGTTTGTGGGTCTCTTACCTTGATTCTGTTGTCTGTTGGACAGGACCGGCGAGAAGAGCCATTACACTGAGCTAAATCTGTTCCTGCCCTTTGGGATTGGCCTGCCACCTTTGGCAGTGCATAGCCACTTCCATTTGGCATCTTTCCAGCTGGTGCTTTGGAATCACAGACCTAAATTAGGGGAAAACAAGTTGTCACTCCCTTTTTGTCAGTGATGAATAAGCAGGAATCAGGGTCAGAAATCCAATCTTCACCCTCAAGCCTTTTGTCCTCCCAATGCAAATCAGCAGCTTTGGCACTCTACTTTAATAACAACTGtcagaaattaaacagatttCAGAGCGCATCGTGACACCTGCACTGGGAGGCAAGAACAAAGACTTCCAGTCACCCAGAGAAAGAAAgtagaaagagaagaggaattGGAATCACACCCCCTTGGCATAAGGCAGGTTCCTCTGGAAAGACAAGGGACTGAGCCTGCCTCTTCTGCTGGGAACTGCTGCCCAGAGAAATACACCTCCACTTGGGCAGGGGATAGAGCAAAAAGAGTTTTGCTCTCCCCAGTGCATCAGAATAACTAAGTCAAGAGAATTATTCTATAGCTGGGATTTGTCAGCTTCCAAACAACAAAATGTTCCCCTCAGACATCAGATttactgcaaatgaaaaagattaAGTTCCTTTCAGACATTAAAGTCTCATGTCAAGACAAAGTAACACCTAATTGCTCTTATGCAGTGCCTGACCTGGAGTTTCACCTCTCAAAAGTCATGGCACAGGAAGGACTGAACAGTTTGCAGGAGGTGCTGTTAGGTGTTGTGCAGATGTGTGAGGACTGACTGTTCTCTCTTTCTGATACCACTGCCTATACTGCCCCTTTGCAGATGAGTGACCTTCCTCTGAACCATTACTTACTATTACCTGGCCAACCATAAACATGTTTTACCACACAAATTTACCTAAACATTTACCTAATTTACCTAAATTGGGTCCAGGCCGTACCCAATATGGGCCACACCCATACTCATGGCAGTGAGGAAGGCTTCCAGAGAAGGCTGGTCTTTGTCCTGACTGAGGACCCAGAAGGTGAATGAGTCAGGATGGCTCAATGGAACATGCACCAGCAAGCTGTCATCCTTCAAACCTTGTCTGAGCAACAGTCTCATCTGCAGAGAGCTCCAGCTCCCAGTCCACATAACAAAGGAGCTCTCTTTCACACATACCACATcaagaacaaaaccagcccCAAGGTGAGAAATCTCAgctaaaaccacaaaaccaaagcccAGAGATAAAACCCCTTCTTCTAAGGCCCAGTGTCAAAGAAGTAGCAAAAAGCTCCCAAAGGGCATTGACAAGATACTCACAGTTCCAGGATCATTTGCTGTGCCTGTCAGATAGGGCAGATGAGGTGTTTAGTACCCTGCTCCAAACATAGCAGCACTCCCTCCCCTCCCGCTGCAAACTTACCGCACCAGGGCactccttctcttcttcctctagGAAGATCTTCTCTAGCACCAGGAAGGTCAGGAAACCAATGATCACCCAGAGAcccagcagcttctgcttctgaaagctCTGCCCTTCTGAGGGACAAGAGAGAAATCTTCATGACACTATCAAGTGCACAGCATCTGCCATGtgtgagcccatcctgccccagaCAGTTTCACCAGCAGTTCCAAGACATAAACAACAGAAAGACCTCCTATGAGGAATAATGAGCCAACATATCTCAAAGCAAATCAGTTTAACTTGCTCATTCTTAACCTAATAGCTATCCTCATCTTGGAAACAGAGCAAGAGCCCCCTTTTGCTTCAATAGTGCAATCCAGAGTATTGCCTGACAACAGTGGGAATTTCACTGAGCTCCACAGGCAAATGAAGGTTACATCAACAAAAATCCTGCAGCTGCATCTCTTGAACAGCAAGCCTTGACATGAAATCTGCCATTAGGGGAGCTACAGACCCACCTTCCCCTTCCTGCCACACCTGAGCAAGTTATGAAGCCCAAAGCTATAAACTTTCATTTCAATTACAGCCAAGCTGGTGAGATAATCACCCATTCAGCCTGGCTGCAGACATGGAGACTGCATGGCAATGGAAGAACAGAACGACTCTGTAATGGGGCTTACATGGGTCAAGGAAACCTTTATGCTTCGGGACAGCCTGGCAGAAGCAAACAAGCTAGAGCAGAAAAACAGAGTAATTTGGGAACCACTgtagaaaggggggaaaaaagcacagCAAGTTCTGCTGGCAGTGCTAGAGCCAAGGAAGAAAAGGACCAAAGGCTCAGCAGATTTGAAATCCCAGAACACAGGAACAAGGAAGCCTGAGAAACCCGGTAcatccttttcccctctttcacATTCTTAGTGGGGAAATGATTCCTTGGTGTCTCAacagctgggatgcagcagcactTGCCTTCTATGCCATCAGTTTGCTGAAGTGGACAGATACAATCATTACAGGTTTCAGCAACCCTTTTGATGGGTGAAGAAGATACAGACACAACAGGCTATGTCCCAACCCAAACAGTGTTTAGCTCATTGGCAGACAGAGATTTCTATCAcctgcatttccttttttctgtgtttccattttcctttttaccaTGGTTTTGTAGACAATTTTCCATGAATTCTCCTTGAGCAAAGACTGAGAGTGCAACACATTTGGGCTTCCACAGATGGAAGTATCCAGTGGAGAGGCTCCAGTTAGTCCCAATGAACAGTCTCCAGAAGCAACACTGTTATAGGGACTGATTTATAGACAAGATAGACCTGATGGGGCAGAACCCCTGCCCGAGATGGTGCATGTGTTCAGGTACCAGACCACTCACACATTTATAACTTCCCATCAGGTTAAAAAAGCATCCCCTTTCTTTACAGAAAGGACCAAGGAAAACCACCAGAGATTTATGGGTGTCTAAAACAAGATAGGAAAAGTTGACAGACAAGAAATTCATTGCAAGTTACTAAACATAAAGAAACCATGGCCAATTCAGGAAGCCTCCAATCTCAGAATCTTCAGAGGACAGCAGAGTACAAAGATGAAATATCACACGTGTTTTCAAGATGGAATGTAGCAGTAGGCATAGCACAGACTGCTTCTAGGCACATAAAGCTTTCATACCTGTCGTTGCACTGGATGTGTAGGCCCAGGCTTCAGGAAGCAGGTGCAGAAACACATTCCCCAATAGCCCACCAATGGCAAAACTCAGCAACTGCTTCAAACGGTGTGATCCAGctaaaaaaaacacccaaaccaaacacTGATCACAACTCAGCAGGAGCCAAAACATCTCCAGCTGAGATTTTGCACAGGGGGACCTATATTAGAAGCATCTGCAAAGCCAGCTTTCAAAGGAGAGAGCACACAACAAACAGCTGGAGTCCCTGCACCACTTGGCTGGGACAGCAGTGAGTGGGAGGTCCTGGACCAAGCAGGGTGCAAAACAAACAATACCCTTTGTACAAGCTCCATCCTGGGCTTGCATTTATCCAAGGACTCCCTATCAAATTTGCAGGTATGGACTAAAACATTAGAAAAGGACTGTCTGTTTTAGAGGACAGCATTTCTGTGACAAGGTCCTGTTTATCACCATGTCATTTAGTAACAACCCAGGACTTCTGGCTTCAGAAAGGCTAAGGCATGTAGCAGGCTTACCTTCTGATCgcagagcagctcctgtctCAAATGGGATCACCAGCAAGGGGAAGACCCCACTCAGCCCCACCATGAACGAACCGATGAGGGAACAGATCCAGGCATCCAGGCGCTCGACGCTGAAAAGGTTTCCTAAGGTTGGTGTCTCCTTCTCACACAGAGGACCAGAACTTGCAGCAACATGACCCGCCGGGAGCTGCTGAGCTTCACAGGCCACAATCAGGAACAAGGAGAGTGTCCCATCAAGCAGAAGCTTTTGCTTTGTCATCGCTAAGAGGTCTCAGCTGGGCTGGCCAATCTctgaagagaggagaggaaagcaggTCCTGACAGAGTGCTGGGGATTCCCTCCCGCCATCCCAGAGGAAAGGCCTTGGTCACACAGAATCATCCCCTCCCTCAGCATGCTAGCACAGGTAACAAACATCTGAAACTCTTCCTGATTTCAACACAGCACTAAAGAACAGAGAGGCTGCTTAGGTGTATGAAACTGCACATGAAACATCTTTTAAGCCTGGCTTTCAGCATCTCCCCTCAGTGAGCTGGAGTAAGGACTTCCTTATGAGTCCTGAGGCTTCAGTGAAAGGTATTGTCCAGAGATGCTACCCAGGTAAATCTTCTCTTTGCCGCAGAACAGCATCCATGTAACAAATGAGGATGCAAGACAGGCAACCTAACAGAGGTCTGTAAAAGCACGAGTGGTGTAAAGATGGTGAACAGGGGTAGGTTATTCACCATCTCTTCAGATGTTTGGTACTACCAGCCACCACGTGAAGCTAGTGAGGGTCAGTTTCATTCAAAACAAATGTGACTCTGCATCAGCACGTAGCTGGTGTGGTAGCTTCTCCAATATGGAAACTTTTACATGGATTACACAGAACACAGGACAAGTACAAAAGACAAATCTCTTGATTGCTCGTGGTTAGACAGCTCACATTAGACTCAGGAAATACCCTTATCTGAAAGGAGCTGGATGAGTAGCTGGAAAATATCATATATACTTGTCCTATCTTTATTCTTTTGTAGAAGGGTGTGGGTTAGATGGTCTCCTagtcaaaaccagcacagctgtTACTAAGAACTCTTCAGTCACAAGAAAACGGGAGAGAAGTGGGCATGTCAGAAGAGGTAAATAAGGATAATTACACTCTCATGGGCaatcaggaaggaaaagcagatgatGCAAAGGCTGAAATGCAAACACTCCTTCAGTCTccagaagaaagaatgaaatgtGACAAGCCAGATTAATttggaaatgagagaaaagagcAGGTTAGAAAAGAATGGCTTAAAAATGTTCACAGAACAGCTTTAGATTGAGAGGGAATAACAGCATTCACCTGAAGGCATGTAAGAAACCAGTCAAAGTAATCTCTGAAGCATTAGTGACCATCTTTGAATAGGGAAGGCTACAGGAGGCTGGAGAAGCATCATGCCTCACCTACctttatagaaagaaaaaaaaagatggcagAAGACTTAAGAAGTTACAGACCAGTAACTTCAATCCTCTGACAGACTCTTGATCAAGATAAATGATCAGTTTGCAGTTACCTATAAGATAAGAAAGTAATAAAGATAGCAAAGCATTAAGTAACAGCCAGACAGAAAGGGGCCTGACATTATCAGGACAAAATTCAAGGTGCTGGAACCAATCTAAGGGCTCGCTGCAGCCGAAAAGGGCAGCATTGCCCCTTGTCCCCCACTCCCTCACGAAGCATCAAAGCATCCCCTCCCCATGCTCACACCTGGCTCCATGGGCACAAGAAACTAGCAGGaaaaactatgtattttttaaaggcttttccCAGTTTCAGTCCCTGAACTAAATCACTGCAGGAGGAAGGCCCTGCTGCAGTGAGCAATCAAATATGAAAGGACAGGACCCCGTGGCTCCTGTGGAGGAGAACAATAAGCTCCAAGCACAGTGAGCAGAGACAtcaggagcagggaggatgcaAGAATTTGGTGGCAAGATAATGCCTGATCAAGTGCAAACTCTACTGACCCATACAAACCCCATCACTTTTCttaattgttattatttcaCAAGGCAAAAATAATCTCTCAATATAGCAACTTCTGGGGGTTGTGGCATCTTATTGCAGTGTTTTGAACTGGCTGCAGGGAACCAACTACCTACAGCATACCATGAAACAAGCTCAGCAGAGATCATACAATACAGTATACTAATGCAGGGAAAAACAGTAACTCCAATGTGCCATCAAAAAGTGCACACATGCATTATATtgattcagaaattaatttcaagcCAGTAAACAGGCAAATGACATCCTGAAACATGTTATTGTCCCTGCATTGTAGGTGTGACGCAGAAGCCGTGATTCCATTCCACTCCACACAGTTGAGACTTCAGCCAACAGACCATACCCAACCTCACTTACTCCTCTTtataaaacagatgaaaaagagcAGAGACACTGGAGTGGAAAGGAAAATCCGAGTGTAAAAAGCATGAGCTGGGAAAAACAACTGAAGGATCGGGGTATGTTTAGTCTTAAAAAGATAAcactgaaaagaacagaaaggtcTGCATACAATAGAAGTCACAAGAAAGGGGGAAAGTGCTCAATTCTTCTTCCACATTGTAGCATTGGATCAAATGGTAAATGAGATTCAGCCCAGATATGAAGAAACAAATTTACATGGTGCCAAAGTGGTGATACACTGAAACAGGTTATCTGTGATGCAGAACTTCCAGCACCCGGCTggattttgttccttcttttgaagaaaagagTAAATACCTGATGCAGATGCTATTTCATTGCAAAGACTAAATCCCTTCTTGAAGTCCCTCCAGCCCTACACCTGTAATTTGATGTAAACTGGTGGGATCCTTGTTCCACTGGCAGGACCCCAGGAAAGGGGGCAGGTTTTCAGCTATCAAGCACTATTGGTACAACCACTCCAGGCTCTGAGCACTGATAACAACTATGAGGGGAGCCCAATGGGTCAGAGATGCTGCCCTCTGCCCAGCGTCATCCTATGAATGTACCTGGGAAGCTACCAGTCCCTCTCACTCCCCTTACAGGGATGCAGGCTACCCCCAAAGCTATGCAGACACACAGCTGTGCCACAGAATCCTCCACTGGAAGCTCTTAAAATGTTACCTGTCCCCTCACATGGTACCTAATGGGTAGTTCTGTCCCAAGTACCAATGCAGGCTGAAGATGTCAGCCACACAGGCATCTGTACAGGGAGGTGATGGGACTCTTCAGGCACATTACAGCGGCCACAGCCTTCTCTTCGTTTACTACCTGCTGCATAACAACCTGCAATCAGAGAATTTCCTGCTTTAGAAAAAGACAGGCACCCCTTCCAACTCCAGAGCAGGTCTGATGGACGCCCTCTTCCTTTATGACTATTTTAGACCTGGAAAATGAGTAAGAATGGCTTCTTTGTAAGGACCAGAGAGAAAAGGatatttaaaaatcaggttttataCAACCACCACATGCCTGTGAAGAGGCAACAAACACATGCAGCAAAATgactgctctctgcagcttggCAATGGTAGGAACTGGCACAAACTGGTCTCTTCCACAACCCTGTTGTCACAGCTTTTGAGACTCGGTCTGGAAAAGTAATCACTGCAATCGATTCAAGAAGTCTGTTCCTTTCATCTCCTTCTCCACACTCAGATCACATCTGCCCCAGGAGACACCTGAAAGACCAAATTCCTGGAGAGAGAGGCAGTAGcacacaggacaaggggcaTGCTCAGGGCTCTAAAACCAGGCTGCATACCTGGATCATGCCATTCTCCCAGCAGTGAAACACACCAGATTCCTCCAAAAAGGGACAATAAATGAGCATAAAAGGGTAGAAGATCAATTCCCCCAATCACATTTGTGTTGGTCAACCTTCTGTGGCCCACGGGTCTGTCTTCTCCTGTTACTCACACAAGGGAAAACCAGTACGTTTCTTGACACCTGTGCTGCCTGACTGTCATTACTGTTTGGCTCAAGAACAGCCTTTTATCTCATGCAATAAATACTTGATGCTTACAAAACATCTACCAGGAACTTGGGGCATCACCCAGGACACACCTGATCTGATCTTTACACCCAGCTAGTTATTTAGAGCATTATCCCTGCATTTGCTTTTTCCCTAACATATCGTAATCACTTGCTCAACAAAATGCACTTCTGATCTCTATAACCCCTTTGCTTCTCTACTGCATTAGTACACACTCCTCATAAGATACTAAGTTTACCTAATGTTTGTGAAGTCCCTAAATTCAAACCAGCTGCTCCTAAGACAAGTatttaaaaggaggaaaaggagtgGTTGGGACCTACTCCTAGGACAAAAAAGGCTCATGGGAGACAATAATACCCTGCCACTAAAGTTGCAGAGGGTGGAAGCAGCCTTTACCCATGCCTGATTTTAGACAACAGCTTCTGGGTTTAGGAATTCAGCCAGGTCTGGAGAAATTTCTAGAGAAAGTACCTGCAGGTTCTCAGAGAAGTCTGTGGTCACCGAGGCAGAGACACAGGCAGGTTTATAAAGATACATCCTTCTCAAGAgcagtatagaatcatagaatagtcagggttggaaaggaccttaagatcatccagttccaaccccttgccatgggcagggacacgtcacactaaaccgtatcacccaaggcttcatccaacctggccttgaacactgccagggatggagcattcacaacctccctgggcaaccccttccagtgcctcaccaccctcacagtaaagaacttcttccttatatccaatctaaacttttcctgttgaagttttaacccattaccccttgtcctatcactacagtccctaatgaagagtctccctccccagcatccctgtaggcccccttcagatactggaaggctgctatgaggtctccatgcagccttctcttctccaggctgaacagccccaactttctcagcctgtcttcatacaggaggtgctccagtccctgatcatccctgtggcctcctctggacttgttccaacagttccatgtcctttttatgttgaggacaccagaactgcacacaatactccaagtgaggtctcacgagagcagagtagaggggcaggttcacctccttcaacctgctggtcacacttcttttgatgcagcccaaaagTATAGGATCTATTTAAGGACATGCATGGGAGAGAAACAGCCAGTGCATCATTTATTCTTTGGTTTTGACACAATCATTTGGGATTACAGCTGGGTCAGATCACAACCCTGTCACCACTAGGTTAGATTTGCattagatattaggaacaaattcttccctgtgagggtgctgaggtgctggcacagggtgcccagagcagctgtggctgccccatccctggcagtgttcaaggccaggttggacacaggggcctgggactggatgagctttaaggccccttccaacccaaaccattctgtgattctatgattcaggaGTCAGATCTGCTCAGCTCCTTCGGCAACAGCCTCAGCACTGGAATAACCATGAGGTCTTCCcagctcaggaaaaacaaacaaataagatTTGCCATTACAGCCCTGTGCAGGGGCAGGCTGCACACCAAAGCAGAGGAGCTCCTGTTCTCCT of the Melopsittacus undulatus isolate bMelUnd1 chromosome 4, bMelUnd1.mat.Z, whole genome shotgun sequence genome contains:
- the SLC39A13 gene encoding zinc transporter ZIP13 isoform X1 gives rise to the protein MTKQKLLLDGTLSLFLIVACEAQQLPAGHVAASSGPLCEKETPTLGNLFSVERLDAWICSLIGSFMVGLSGVFPLLVIPFETGAALRSEAGSHRLKQLLSFAIGGLLGNVFLHLLPEAWAYTSSATTEGQSFQKQKLLGLWVIIGFLTFLVLEKIFLEEEEKECPGAVCDSKAPAGKMPNGSGYALPKVAGQSQRAGTDLAQCNGSSRRSCPTDNRIKISGYLNLLANTIDNFTHGLAVAASFLVSRKVGFLTTMAILLHEIPHEVGDFAILLRAGFDRWSAAKMQLSTALGGILGACFAICAQSPKGAGETVAWILPFTSGGFLYIALVNVVPDLLEEKNPWNSLQQILLLCTGITVMVLLSLTTE
- the SLC39A13 gene encoding zinc transporter ZIP13 isoform X2 — its product is MTKQKLLLDGTLSLFLIVACEAQQLPAGHVAASSGPLCEKETPTLGNLFSVERLDAWICSLIGSFMVGLSGVFPLLVIPFETGAALRSEAGSHRLKQLLSFAIGGLLGNVFLHLLPEAWAYTSSATTGQSFQKQKLLGLWVIIGFLTFLVLEKIFLEEEEKECPGAVCDSKAPAGKMPNGSGYALPKVAGQSQRAGTDLAQCNGSSRRSCPTDNRIKISGYLNLLANTIDNFTHGLAVAASFLVSRKVGFLTTMAILLHEIPHEVGDFAILLRAGFDRWSAAKMQLSTALGGILGACFAICAQSPKGAGETVAWILPFTSGGFLYIALVNVVPDLLEEKNPWNSLQQILLLCTGITVMVLLSLTTE